One Enterococcus silesiacus genomic window carries:
- a CDS encoding dihydroorotase, with protein sequence MKTLIKNGKIIKKDNQLIPAEIWIEDGKIRAIGEFFEESTFEKVYDAKGQLIAPGLVDVHVHLREPGFTYKETIETGSKSAARGGYTTVCAMPNLNPVPDTAEKLKEVYEIIEKNAVVKVLQYAPITEELRSETLTDQKALKEVGAFAFTNDGVGVQTAGTMYLAMKEAAANGMAIVAHTEDESLLFGGVMHEGEISEKLGLPGILSSTEASQIARDVVLAGETGVHYHVCHVSTKESVRVIRDAKRAGIHVTAEVAPHHLILIDEDIPEDNGFWKMNPPLRAVSDRDALIEGLMDGTIDCIATDHAPHDLEEKNQTFLKAPFGIVGSETAFQLIYTHFVETGKFTLEQVINWMATKPAEIFGLDAGTLTIGAQADIAVFDLELEEAINDKDFESMGVNTPFVGWKVKGNTLMTFVDGQSAWSKGDA encoded by the coding sequence ATGAAAACACTTATCAAAAATGGCAAAATCATAAAAAAAGACAATCAATTGATACCAGCAGAAATTTGGATTGAAGATGGCAAGATCAGAGCAATCGGAGAATTTTTTGAAGAAAGTACCTTTGAAAAAGTCTATGATGCTAAAGGACAACTGATAGCGCCAGGATTAGTTGACGTGCATGTTCATCTAAGAGAACCGGGCTTTACTTATAAAGAAACGATCGAAACGGGGAGTAAATCAGCTGCAAGAGGCGGATATACAACTGTTTGCGCGATGCCTAACCTAAATCCTGTACCTGATACTGCAGAAAAATTAAAAGAGGTTTATGAAATCATTGAAAAAAACGCTGTGGTAAAAGTGCTACAATATGCGCCAATCACAGAAGAACTACGAAGTGAAACATTAACCGATCAAAAAGCCTTAAAAGAAGTTGGCGCTTTTGCATTTACAAATGATGGTGTAGGTGTACAAACTGCAGGTACAATGTATCTTGCCATGAAAGAAGCTGCAGCAAATGGCATGGCGATCGTGGCTCATACAGAAGATGAGTCACTCCTTTTTGGCGGAGTGATGCATGAAGGAGAGATTTCGGAAAAATTAGGCTTACCAGGAATTTTAAGTTCTACGGAAGCTTCACAAATCGCTCGAGATGTTGTTTTAGCCGGTGAAACAGGCGTACATTACCATGTCTGCCACGTTTCAACAAAAGAAAGTGTCCGTGTGATTCGTGATGCAAAACGTGCTGGAATTCATGTGACAGCCGAAGTTGCGCCGCATCACTTGATTTTGATCGATGAAGATATCCCAGAAGATAATGGTTTTTGGAAAATGAATCCGCCACTTAGAGCAGTATCTGATCGTGATGCCTTGATCGAAGGGCTAATGGATGGCACGATTGATTGTATCGCAACAGATCACGCGCCTCATGACTTAGAAGAAAAAAATCAAACTTTCTTAAAAGCACCATTCGGAATTGTAGGAAGCGAGACGGCATTCCAATTGATTTATACACACTTTGTTGAAACAGGAAAATTTACATTAGAGCAAGTAATCAATTGGATGGCAACAAAACCTGCTGAGATTTTTGGTTTAGATGCTGGGACACTGACAATCGGTGCTCAAGCAGACATCGCAGTTTTTGATTTAGAGTTGGAAGAGGCCATTAATGACAAAGACTTTGAATCAATGGGCGTCAACACCCCATTTGTTGGCTGGAAAGTTAAGGGAAATACATTAATGACGTTTGTTGATGGGCAATCAGCTTGGTCTAAGGGAGATGCATAA
- a CDS encoding carbamoyl-phosphate synthase small subunit: protein MKRLLILEDGTVFEGKALGADVNVVGEVVFTTSMTGYQETITDQSFNGQIITFTYPMVGNYGVNRDDYESISPTCKGVVVKEHARLASNWRAQMTLDEFLKRKGIPGISGIDTRALTRKLRSVGTMKAAFVDADDDLTHEFDQLKATVLPKNQVAQVSTTKPYPSPGIGRNVVVVDFGLKHSILRELSKRHCNLTVLPYNTTAEMILELSPDGVMLTNGPGDPKDVPEAIEMIQAIQGKVPIFGICLGHQLFALANGADTYKMKFGHRGLNHPVREIATGRIDFTSQNHGYAVDETTVDPEKLLVTHVEVNDGSVEGVRHRQYPAFTVQYHPDAAPGPHDGLHLFDEFMELMDAWKEQD from the coding sequence TTGAAGCGACTATTGATACTAGAAGACGGAACCGTTTTTGAAGGAAAAGCGCTTGGGGCAGATGTTAATGTTGTTGGAGAAGTTGTCTTTACAACTAGCATGACAGGCTATCAAGAAACAATCACTGATCAAAGTTTCAATGGTCAAATTATTACATTTACCTATCCAATGGTTGGTAATTATGGTGTCAATCGCGATGATTATGAGTCAATCTCCCCAACGTGTAAAGGTGTAGTTGTCAAAGAACATGCCCGACTTGCTTCAAACTGGCGTGCTCAAATGACATTGGATGAATTCTTGAAAAGAAAAGGAATTCCAGGCATTTCAGGAATTGACACGCGTGCGCTAACAAGAAAACTGCGCTCCGTTGGAACAATGAAAGCTGCTTTTGTTGATGCAGATGATGATTTAACTCATGAATTTGATCAGCTAAAAGCAACGGTTTTGCCTAAAAATCAAGTAGCTCAAGTATCAACAACAAAACCATACCCAAGTCCAGGCATCGGCCGTAATGTAGTTGTGGTTGATTTCGGTTTGAAGCATAGTATTTTAAGGGAGTTATCAAAACGTCATTGTAACTTGACTGTTTTACCATACAACACAACGGCTGAAATGATTTTAGAGCTTTCGCCAGATGGCGTGATGTTAACAAATGGACCAGGAGATCCTAAAGATGTGCCAGAAGCAATTGAAATGATTCAAGCTATTCAAGGAAAAGTACCAATTTTCGGAATTTGTCTTGGGCATCAACTATTTGCTTTAGCGAATGGAGCAGATACCTACAAAATGAAGTTTGGTCATCGGGGATTAAATCATCCTGTTAGAGAAATTGCAACAGGAAGAATCGATTTTACTTCACAAAATCATGGCTATGCTGTCGATGAAACAACGGTCGATCCTGAAAAGTTATTAGTGACCCACGTGGAAGTAAATGATGGTTCTGTTGAAGGCGTAAGACATCGTCAATACCCAGCTTTTACAGTGCAATATCATCCTGATGCGGCGCCAGGTCCGCACGATGGACTTCATTTGTTTGATGAATTTATGGAATTAATGGATGCATGGAAGGAGCAAGACTAA
- a CDS encoding carbamoyl phosphate synthase large subunit, giving the protein MPKRTDIKKIMVIGSGPIIIGQAAEFDYAGTQACLALREEGYEVVLVNSNPATIMTDKEIADQVYIEPITLEFVSRILRKERPDALLPTLGGQTGLNMAMELAASGILDELKVELLGTKLDAIDQAEDRDLFKKLMEDLDQPIPESEIVNTVEQAVAFANTIGYPIIVRPAFTLGGTGGGMCDNEEELRIIAENGLKLSPATQCLIEKSIAGFKEIEYEVMRDSADNAIVVCNMENFDPVGIHTGDSIVFAPSQTLSDHEYQMLRDASLKIIRALKIEGGCNVQLALDPHSFNYYVIEVNPRVSRSSALASKATGYPIAKLAAKIAVGLTLDEMKNPVTETTYAEFEPALDYVVAKIPRWPFDKFEKGERRLGTQMKATGEVMAIGRNIEESLLKAVRSLEIGAYHNELKEIQEVSDELLTEKIVKAQDDRLFYLSEAIRRGFTIEDLAMLTKIDLFFLDKLLHIFELETALANNIKDVELLKEAKQNGFTDRKIAELWQLNEQAVADYRHEQKILPVYKMVDTCAAEFESQTPYFYSTYEYENESIRSEKPSVLVLGSGPIRIGQGVEFDYATVHSVKAIQEAGYEAIIMNSNPETVSTDFSISDKLYFEPLTLEDVMNVIELEQPTGVIVQFGGQTAINLAEPLVKQGVKILGTSIEDLDRAENRDLFEQALQALDIPQPPGDTATSAKEAVAVANKIGYPVLVRPSYVLGGRAMEIVENQKDLEDYMRNAVKASPEHPVLVDSYLLGKECEVDAICDGQTVLIPGIMEHIERAGVHSGDSMAVYPPQTLAKEIQQTIADYTRKLAIGLNCIGMMNIQFVIHEEKVYVIEVNPRASRTVPFLSKITGIPMAQIATKAILGKKLTDLGYQDGLYPESKQVHIKAPVFSFTKLQKVDTYLGPEMKSTGEVMGSDYSLEKALYKAFEASGLHVPSFGAVLFTIADETKEEALTLAKRFNKIGYSLVATKGTADFLAQNGLSVKTVLKINQGGETVLDLIRHGEAQVVVNTMDKNRSDLNQDGFMIRREAVEHGVPLFTSLDTAEAILKVLESRAFSTESI; this is encoded by the coding sequence ATGCCAAAAAGAACAGATATCAAAAAAATCATGGTTATCGGTTCAGGTCCAATCATTATTGGACAAGCCGCAGAATTTGACTATGCCGGTACACAGGCTTGTCTTGCTTTAAGAGAAGAAGGATATGAAGTTGTTTTGGTCAACTCAAATCCAGCAACGATAATGACAGATAAAGAAATTGCAGATCAAGTGTATATTGAACCCATCACGCTAGAATTTGTTTCTCGTATTTTACGAAAAGAACGTCCAGATGCATTATTGCCGACATTAGGTGGCCAAACAGGACTGAATATGGCAATGGAATTAGCAGCTTCTGGTATTTTAGATGAGTTGAAAGTGGAATTGTTAGGAACAAAATTAGACGCGATCGATCAAGCAGAGGATCGTGACTTATTCAAGAAATTAATGGAGGACTTAGATCAGCCAATTCCTGAAAGTGAAATCGTCAATACTGTTGAGCAAGCCGTAGCGTTTGCCAATACAATTGGTTATCCAATCATTGTACGTCCTGCATTTACCTTAGGTGGTACAGGCGGTGGCATGTGCGATAATGAAGAAGAACTGCGAATCATCGCTGAAAACGGTCTGAAATTATCTCCTGCTACTCAGTGCTTGATTGAAAAAAGTATCGCCGGATTTAAAGAAATCGAATATGAAGTGATGCGTGATTCTGCTGATAATGCAATCGTTGTTTGTAACATGGAAAATTTCGATCCAGTTGGAATTCATACAGGTGACTCGATAGTATTTGCACCAAGTCAAACGCTATCTGATCATGAATATCAAATGCTTCGCGATGCTTCTTTAAAAATCATTAGAGCGTTAAAAATAGAGGGCGGCTGTAATGTTCAATTAGCTTTAGATCCGCATAGTTTCAATTATTACGTGATTGAAGTCAATCCACGTGTTTCCCGCTCCTCAGCATTAGCGAGTAAAGCAACAGGCTATCCAATCGCTAAATTGGCTGCAAAAATTGCTGTAGGTCTAACGCTTGATGAAATGAAAAATCCAGTCACAGAAACGACTTATGCAGAGTTTGAGCCAGCATTGGATTATGTTGTTGCAAAAATCCCGCGCTGGCCATTTGATAAGTTTGAAAAAGGTGAACGCCGTTTAGGGACTCAAATGAAAGCCACTGGCGAGGTCATGGCAATCGGTCGTAACATTGAGGAGTCGCTATTAAAAGCAGTGCGTTCTCTTGAAATCGGTGCCTATCACAATGAACTGAAAGAAATACAAGAGGTCAGTGATGAGTTATTGACTGAAAAAATCGTGAAAGCTCAAGATGATCGATTATTTTATCTATCAGAAGCGATTCGTCGAGGTTTCACAATCGAAGATTTAGCCATGCTTACCAAAATTGATTTATTCTTCCTAGATAAACTACTTCACATTTTTGAGTTGGAAACCGCATTAGCAAATAACATCAAAGATGTCGAACTTTTAAAAGAAGCCAAACAAAACGGGTTTACCGATAGAAAAATTGCTGAACTATGGCAGTTGAACGAGCAAGCCGTTGCAGACTATCGTCACGAACAAAAAATTCTTCCTGTTTATAAAATGGTTGATACCTGTGCTGCAGAGTTTGAATCTCAAACACCGTATTTTTACAGCACTTATGAATATGAAAACGAAAGTATTCGCTCGGAGAAACCATCTGTACTAGTTCTGGGTTCAGGACCAATCAGAATTGGGCAAGGTGTGGAATTTGACTATGCAACAGTTCACTCAGTAAAAGCAATCCAAGAAGCAGGCTATGAAGCAATCATTATGAATAGTAATCCTGAAACAGTGTCAACAGACTTCTCGATTTCAGATAAACTTTATTTTGAACCATTAACATTAGAAGACGTGATGAATGTGATCGAATTAGAACAACCAACTGGAGTGATCGTTCAATTTGGTGGTCAAACGGCCATTAATTTAGCTGAGCCATTAGTGAAACAGGGTGTGAAAATTTTAGGGACATCGATTGAAGATTTAGATCGAGCTGAAAATCGTGATTTATTTGAGCAAGCATTGCAGGCACTAGATATTCCTCAGCCGCCAGGAGATACTGCAACGAGCGCCAAAGAAGCGGTGGCAGTAGCCAATAAAATCGGTTATCCTGTCTTAGTTCGTCCTAGCTATGTCCTTGGCGGACGAGCAATGGAAATTGTTGAGAATCAAAAAGACCTAGAAGATTATATGCGTAACGCCGTAAAAGCTTCACCTGAACATCCAGTATTAGTTGATAGCTACTTATTAGGTAAGGAATGTGAAGTTGATGCAATTTGTGATGGTCAGACAGTCTTGATTCCAGGTATTATGGAACATATTGAACGTGCAGGAGTCCATTCAGGAGATTCAATGGCCGTTTATCCACCACAAACTTTAGCGAAAGAGATTCAACAAACGATTGCTGATTATACAAGAAAACTGGCAATTGGTTTAAATTGTATCGGTATGATGAATATTCAATTTGTTATTCACGAGGAAAAAGTTTATGTGATCGAGGTCAATCCTCGAGCAAGTCGAACAGTGCCATTTTTAAGTAAAATCACAGGAATTCCAATGGCTCAAATAGCAACAAAAGCCATTCTTGGTAAAAAACTGACAGATTTAGGCTATCAAGATGGGCTATATCCTGAAAGCAAACAAGTACACATCAAGGCGCCAGTCTTCTCATTCACTAAACTCCAAAAAGTCGACACATACTTAGGTCCTGAAATGAAATCAACAGGTGAAGTAATGGGTTCTGACTATAGTCTAGAAAAAGCATTATATAAAGCTTTCGAAGCTTCAGGATTACACGTGCCAAGTTTCGGCGCAGTCTTGTTCACTATAGCTGATGAAACGAAGGAAGAAGCGCTAACTTTAGCAAAACGCTTCAACAAAATCGGTTATAGCTTGGTTGCAACAAAAGGTACAGCAGATTTCCTAGCACAAAATGGATTGTCAGTGAAAACCGTTCTTAAAATAAATCAAGGCGGGGAAACGGTTCTAGACCTGATTCGCCACGGTGAAGCTCAAGTTGTTGTGAATACAATGGATAAAAATCGTTCAGATCTAAATCAAGATGGATTTATGATTCGTCGTGAAGCTGTAGAACATGGCGTTCCATTGTTTACTTCATTAGACACAGCTGAAGCGATCCTGAAAGTACTTGAATCACGAGCATTTTCAACTGAGTCTATCTAA
- a CDS encoding dihydroorotate dehydrogenase (responsible for channeling the electrons from the oxidation of dihydroorotate from the FMN redox center in the pyrD subunit to the ultimate electron acceptor NAD(+)): MKQEIMTIISQQQLAPRIFQMTLTGDLVNEMEKPGQFIHIKVPRADMLLRRPISINQINKEAKTCTIIYRTEGDGTKVFAELSTGDTLDVMGPLGNGFDVDCLTAGQKAYVIGGGIGIPPMYELSKQLKQKGIEVVHFLGYASKEVVYFQDEFIALGDTRFATDDGSFGVEGNVGNLLLDAVQKEQPDAVYACGANGMLKMVAQVFSDNPNVFLSLEQRMACGMGACYACVCHVPDDETGTKSVKVCDEGPIFRASEVVL, encoded by the coding sequence ATGAAACAGGAAATAATGACGATCATCTCTCAACAACAATTAGCGCCTAGAATATTCCAAATGACTTTGACAGGTGATTTAGTCAATGAAATGGAAAAACCTGGTCAGTTTATCCATATAAAAGTTCCTAGGGCAGATATGCTTTTAAGAAGACCAATCAGTATTAATCAAATAAATAAAGAAGCAAAGACCTGTACGATCATTTATCGAACAGAAGGTGATGGAACCAAAGTTTTTGCCGAACTTTCAACAGGTGATACATTAGATGTTATGGGGCCATTAGGCAATGGTTTTGACGTTGATTGTTTGACTGCTGGACAAAAAGCCTATGTGATTGGTGGTGGGATTGGGATTCCGCCAATGTACGAGCTGTCCAAGCAATTAAAGCAAAAAGGAATCGAAGTTGTTCATTTTCTTGGCTATGCTTCTAAAGAAGTCGTCTATTTTCAAGATGAATTTATCGCTTTAGGGGATACGCGTTTTGCGACTGACGATGGTTCATTTGGCGTTGAAGGAAATGTTGGTAATCTTTTATTGGATGCGGTTCAAAAAGAGCAGCCTGATGCAGTATATGCTTGTGGAGCCAATGGAATGTTAAAAATGGTCGCACAAGTATTTTCTGACAACCCCAATGTTTTTCTTTCTCTAGAGCAACGAATGGCCTGCGGCATGGGCGCGTGCTACGCTTGCGTGTGTCATGTGCCAGATGACGAAACTGGCACAAAAAGTGTCAAAGTATGTGATGAAGGGCCGATTTTTAGAGCCAGCGAGGTGGTATTATGA
- a CDS encoding dihydroorotate dehydrogenase (catalyzes the conversion of dihydroorotate to orotate in the pyrimidine biosynthesis pathway, using a flavin nucleotide as an essential cofactor; subclass 1B is a heterotetramer consisting of two PyrDB subunits, similar to the PyrDA subunits and two PyrK subunits) — protein sequence MMKNPLAISIPGLELKNPIMPASGCFGFGEEYAKYYDLGKLGSIMIKATTPQARFGNATPRVAETPSGMLNAIGLQNPGLDVVMNTKLPALEAYDVPIIANVAGACEEDYVEVCSKIGDAPNVKAIELNISCPNVKHGGIAFGTDPDVAFQLTQAVKKVAKVPIYVKLSPNVTDIVPVAQAIEAGGADGFSMINTLLGMRIDLKTRRPILANQTGGLSGPAIKPVAIRLIHQVSHISNLPIIGMGGVQTVDDVLEMFMAGASAVAVGTANFTDPYICPKLIDELPKRMAELGIESLEQLIKDVREEKNL from the coding sequence ATGATGAAAAATCCGTTAGCAATCAGTATACCTGGTTTAGAATTAAAAAATCCGATTATGCCTGCTAGTGGTTGTTTTGGGTTTGGTGAGGAATATGCTAAATATTATGATCTAGGAAAACTTGGTTCGATCATGATCAAAGCAACGACGCCGCAAGCACGTTTTGGTAACGCAACACCAAGAGTGGCAGAAACACCGAGTGGCATGCTAAATGCGATTGGCTTACAAAATCCAGGTTTGGATGTAGTCATGAATACAAAACTCCCTGCTTTAGAAGCATACGATGTACCGATTATTGCTAATGTTGCCGGAGCCTGTGAAGAAGATTATGTTGAAGTCTGCAGTAAAATTGGGGATGCCCCGAATGTTAAGGCAATCGAGCTAAATATTTCGTGTCCAAATGTAAAACATGGTGGTATTGCTTTTGGAACAGATCCAGATGTGGCTTTTCAATTAACGCAAGCAGTGAAAAAAGTGGCAAAAGTGCCAATTTATGTGAAACTCTCTCCAAATGTGACGGACATCGTGCCAGTTGCTCAAGCAATTGAAGCAGGTGGCGCAGATGGTTTTTCGATGATCAACACATTGTTAGGGATGCGAATTGATTTAAAAACTCGTCGTCCGATTTTAGCTAATCAAACAGGTGGCTTGTCAGGTCCTGCAATCAAGCCAGTTGCCATTCGCTTGATTCATCAGGTTTCTCACATTTCTAACTTGCCGATTATCGGTATGGGTGGTGTTCAAACAGTAGATGATGTTTTAGAGATGTTTATGGCTGGAGCGAGTGCGGTGGCTGTTGGAACGGCTAATTTTACAGATCCGTATATTTGCCCTAAATTAATTGATGAGTTACCTAAAAGAATGGCAGAACTGGGCATCGAATCACTGGAACAACTAATCAAAGACGTTCGGGAGGAAAAAAATCTATGA
- a CDS encoding orotidine 5'-phosphate decarboxylase (type 1 subfamily; involved in last step of pyrimidine biosynthesis; converts orotidine 5'-phosphate to UMP and carbon dioxide; OMP decarboxylase; OMPDCase; OMPdecase): protein MSQRPIIALDFPSKIEVEDFLAKFPKEESLFVKVGMELFYQEGPEIVRWLKGLGHAVFLDLKLHDIPNTVEKSMIGLAKLGVDITNVHAAGGITMMQAAKKGLAKGTQTGAKTPILIAVTQLTSTSEKEMQQDQLIEVPLKESVIHYAKCTEKAGLDGVVCSALEASDIHKATSDAFVCLTPGIRQSGSEVGDQQRVVTPTDARKIGSTYIVVGRPITQAKEPYKAYRQIKNEWNGANK from the coding sequence ATGAGTCAACGACCAATCATCGCTTTAGATTTTCCTTCAAAAATAGAAGTAGAAGATTTTTTAGCTAAATTCCCTAAAGAAGAATCCTTATTTGTTAAAGTAGGAATGGAACTGTTTTATCAAGAAGGACCAGAGATCGTCCGTTGGTTGAAAGGATTAGGTCATGCTGTTTTTCTTGATCTAAAATTACATGATATTCCAAATACAGTTGAAAAATCAATGATCGGTCTGGCTAAACTTGGTGTCGATATCACGAATGTCCATGCGGCTGGCGGCATCACGATGATGCAAGCGGCAAAGAAAGGTCTAGCAAAAGGAACACAAACTGGAGCCAAAACACCTATTTTAATTGCTGTGACCCAACTTACGTCAACAAGTGAAAAAGAGATGCAACAAGATCAATTGATTGAGGTGCCTTTAAAGGAAAGCGTGATCCACTATGCGAAATGTACCGAAAAAGCAGGGCTGGACGGTGTCGTTTGTTCTGCATTAGAAGCCTCTGACATTCACAAGGCGACAAGTGATGCATTTGTGTGTTTAACTCCAGGAATCCGTCAAAGTGGCAGTGAAGTTGGGGATCAACAACGTGTTGTGACGCCAACTGATGCTAGAAAAATCGGTTCAACATATATTGTAGTTGGCCGACCAATCACACAAGCTAAGGAACCTTATAAAGCATACCGACAAATAAAAAATGAGTGGAATGGAGCAAACAAATGA
- a CDS encoding Orotate phosphoribosyltransferase, with amino-acid sequence MTESAKKIAKDLLEIEAVFLSPNEPFTWASGIKSPIYCDNRITMSYPVVRKDIAKGLAEKIKATYPDVQVIAGTATAGIPHAAWVADILDLPMVYIRSKAKEHGKGNQIEGRIFKGQKMVVIEDLISTGGSVLEASAAAQREGADVLGVAAIFTYELPKGKAQFEEHKMDLITLTNYSTLIDAALESNYIEEKDVALLKEWKQDPENWLNK; translated from the coding sequence ATGACAGAATCAGCAAAAAAAATTGCCAAAGATTTATTGGAAATCGAAGCCGTCTTTTTAAGCCCAAATGAACCATTTACATGGGCGAGCGGCATCAAGAGTCCAATTTATTGTGATAACCGAATTACCATGAGTTACCCGGTTGTACGTAAAGACATTGCTAAAGGTTTAGCAGAGAAAATCAAAGCCACTTATCCAGATGTGCAAGTCATTGCAGGAACAGCAACAGCTGGGATTCCTCATGCCGCTTGGGTAGCAGATATTTTAGATTTACCAATGGTTTATATTCGCAGTAAAGCGAAAGAACATGGGAAAGGTAATCAAATTGAAGGGCGTATTTTTAAAGGCCAAAAAATGGTTGTGATCGAAGACTTGATTTCGACTGGAGGCAGTGTATTAGAAGCCTCTGCTGCAGCACAACGTGAGGGTGCTGATGTTCTTGGTGTGGCAGCGATCTTTACTTATGAATTGCCAAAAGGGAAAGCCCAATTTGAAGAGCACAAGATGGATTTGATTACCTTGACGAACTATTCAACATTGATCGATGCAGCGTTAGAATCGAACTATATTGAAGAGAAAGATGTCGCACTATTAAAAGAGTGGAAACAAGATCCTGAAAATTGGTTAAATAAATAG
- a CDS encoding carbonic anhydrase gives MKNIRNMDVEWGYEGERGPEHWHTLCDWFSLGAKYPYQSPVNLSKNLINGDATNRAIDFCYKTEEFTEKEFKNTFHFVPPNTESYIVFEDEKYYLTDIHFHTPSEHTFDGEHSPLEFHLVHMNNSGDNLVVGCLFTITAQENKFSKNQTTLEWNAETHQQWFNPSIFLPEQKSHFHYLGSLTTPPTKGPVHWFVFDSIQQMDRDFFERIDEGMLSFNNRPVQALNGRKIYFSE, from the coding sequence ATGAAAAATATTCGAAATATGGACGTGGAATGGGGATACGAAGGAGAGCGTGGACCAGAACATTGGCATACACTTTGTGACTGGTTTTCACTTGGAGCTAAGTACCCGTACCAATCACCCGTCAATCTATCAAAAAATTTAATCAATGGCGATGCCACGAATAGAGCAATTGATTTTTGTTATAAAACGGAAGAATTTACAGAAAAAGAATTTAAAAATACGTTTCACTTTGTTCCACCGAATACGGAAAGCTATATCGTTTTTGAAGATGAAAAGTATTATTTGACTGATATTCACTTTCATACACCAAGCGAGCATACGTTTGATGGAGAACATTCACCTTTGGAATTTCATCTTGTTCATATGAATAATTCTGGTGATAATTTGGTTGTTGGGTGCCTGTTTACGATTACAGCACAGGAAAATAAATTTTCAAAAAATCAGACTACCCTTGAATGGAACGCAGAAACCCATCAGCAATGGTTTAATCCTTCGATTTTTTTACCTGAGCAAAAATCACATTTTCATTATTTGGGCTCACTCACTACGCCGCCGACAAAAGGACCTGTTCATTGGTTTGTATTTGATTCTATTCAACAAATGGACCGTGACTTCTTCGAACGAATCGACGAAGGGATGTTGTCATTCAATAATCGTCCTGTCCAAGCATTAAATGGGCGTAAAATTTATTTTTCTGAATAA
- a CDS encoding LysR family transcriptional regulator produces MNIQQMKYVVAVANNGSFREAAKKLFITQPSLSNGIRELEEEIGVTLFIRTNKGASLTEEGLTFLEHAEKILTQMEMIENRYQEVTKSERFSISSQHYDFLGEVIGKVIQQFKDQYKNFRVFETTTLKVIEDVKSYHSELGIIYLNSQNQSGIERYLEQANLTYEVIGSFKTHIFLGKNHPLAKQKEIELEQLCCYPQVRFTQEGSNFAYFSEDLIENQEQETVIYTNDRGTLMNLLVETDAYASGSGVVTGFTKKEIRLVPLADSTNNKICVLYQKNKTISMIGQFFIKELKQLF; encoded by the coding sequence ATGAATATTCAACAGATGAAATATGTGGTAGCTGTTGCGAACAATGGTAGTTTTCGGGAAGCAGCGAAGAAACTTTTTATCACCCAACCAAGTCTTTCTAATGGGATTCGTGAATTAGAAGAGGAAATTGGGGTAACGTTATTTATACGTACGAATAAAGGTGCTTCTCTGACAGAAGAAGGATTGACCTTTTTAGAGCACGCAGAAAAAATATTGACCCAAATGGAAATGATTGAAAATCGTTATCAAGAAGTGACGAAAAGTGAGCGTTTTTCGATTTCTTCTCAACATTATGATTTCTTGGGTGAGGTCATAGGAAAAGTGATTCAGCAATTCAAAGACCAATATAAAAATTTTCGCGTATTTGAAACAACCACACTAAAAGTGATTGAAGATGTGAAAAGTTATCATAGCGAACTAGGTATTATCTATTTAAATAGTCAGAATCAATCTGGAATCGAACGCTATTTAGAGCAAGCGAACTTAACCTACGAAGTTATTGGAAGCTTCAAAACACATATCTTTCTTGGTAAAAATCATCCTTTAGCTAAGCAAAAGGAAATTGAATTAGAACAGCTCTGTTGTTATCCTCAAGTTCGGTTTACCCAAGAAGGGAGTAACTTTGCCTATTTTTCAGAAGATCTGATTGAAAATCAAGAACAAGAAACAGTGATCTATACAAATGATCGAGGAACTTTGATGAATTTACTGGTAGAGACAGATGCCTATGCTTCAGGCTCAGGTGTTGTGACAGGTTTTACTAAAAAAGAAATTCGTTTGGTTCCATTGGCAGATAGTACGAATAATAAAATCTGTGTCCTCTATCAAAAAAATAAGACGATCAGTATGATTGGCCAATTTTTCATAAAAGAACTGAAACAGTTGTTTTAA